In the Micromonospora narathiwatensis genome, one interval contains:
- a CDS encoding DUF5318 domain-containing protein, with protein MRTQRQVVDYSLQKRAVLRDLLAARVGRYDVCDASPYLKNAARFHGEPTEERCPICRSDNLVHVHYIYGDELKQSAGQARTRAELSVLAMTLREFQVFVVEVCPGCDWNHLVEQYLLGRDGLAGGVDDGSEQEAVGGSSAPAGSGPRRRREAQR; from the coding sequence ATGCGTACGCAGCGCCAGGTCGTCGACTACTCGCTCCAGAAGCGAGCTGTGCTGCGTGACCTCCTCGCCGCCCGGGTCGGCAGGTACGACGTCTGCGACGCCTCTCCGTACCTGAAGAACGCAGCTCGGTTCCACGGCGAACCCACCGAGGAGCGCTGCCCGATCTGCCGCAGCGATAACCTCGTGCACGTCCACTACATTTACGGCGACGAACTCAAGCAGTCCGCCGGCCAGGCGCGTACCCGGGCCGAGTTGTCGGTCCTGGCGATGACGCTGCGTGAGTTCCAGGTTTTCGTGGTGGAGGTGTGCCCCGGCTGCGACTGGAACCATCTCGTCGAGCAGTACCTGCTCGGCCGGGACGGGCTGGCCGGTGGCGTGGATGACGGGTCGGAGCAGGAGGCGGTGGGCGGCTCGTCCGCGCCGGCCGGTTCCGGCCCTCGTCGAAGGCGAGAGGCGCAACGGTGA
- a CDS encoding PadR family transcriptional regulator, translating into MLELAILGLLQEAPMHGYELRKELTAKLGVIWAAISYGSLYPTLRRLQAAGWIAEAAGTPATAEEVPALTSRRGRVVYTITAEGKERFAQLIAQAGPETYDDTGFGVHFAFFARTDQATRLRILEGRRRRIEERREGLRDVLGRAAERLDAYTLELQRHGLEACEREVRWLEELIANERSGRAPTVPQPGTAGGRRDNESPPPPGESRTERP; encoded by the coding sequence GTGCTCGAGCTCGCCATCCTCGGCCTCCTGCAGGAGGCTCCGATGCACGGCTACGAGCTGCGCAAGGAGTTGACCGCCAAGCTCGGCGTCATCTGGGCGGCGATCAGCTACGGCTCGCTCTACCCGACCCTGCGCCGGTTGCAGGCGGCGGGATGGATCGCCGAGGCCGCCGGGACACCCGCGACCGCCGAGGAGGTTCCGGCGCTCACCAGCCGTCGCGGTCGGGTGGTGTACACCATTACCGCGGAGGGCAAGGAGCGCTTCGCCCAGCTGATAGCGCAGGCTGGGCCCGAGACGTACGACGACACGGGCTTCGGCGTGCACTTCGCGTTCTTCGCCCGGACCGACCAGGCCACCCGGCTCCGGATCCTGGAAGGTCGTCGTCGCAGGATCGAGGAGCGTCGCGAAGGTCTTCGTGACGTGCTCGGCCGGGCCGCCGAGCGGCTCGACGCGTACACCCTGGAGCTGCAGCGCCACGGCCTGGAGGCATGTGAGCGCGAGGTCCGCTGGCTGGAGGAGCTCATCGCCAACGAGCGCTCCGGCCGAGCCCCGACGGTCCCGCAACCCGGGACGGCCGGCGGCCGACGAGATAACGAAAGCCCGCCCCCGCCTGGAGAGTCCAGGACAGAGCGGCCGTGA
- a CDS encoding inositol-3-phosphate synthase → MGSVRVAIVGVGNCASSLVQGVEYYRNADPNDRVPGLMHVTFGDYHVSDVKFVAAFDVDAKKVGMDLAEAIVASENNTIKLCDVPPTGVTVQRGPTFDGLGQYYREIIEESDVESVDVAQALRDAQVDVVVSYLPVGSEQADKFYAQAAIDAGCAFVNALPVFIASDPEWAKKFEDAGLPIVGDDIKSQVGATIVHRALAKLFEDRGVELLRTYQLNFGGNMDFMNMLERNRLVSKKISKTQSVTSQIPHEMAKSDVHIGPSDHVPWLDDRKWAYIRLEGRSFGDTPLNAELKLEVWDSPNSAGVIIDAVRAAKIALDRKIGGPILSASSYFMKSPPQQYADHDAHAAVEAFIKGEVER, encoded by the coding sequence ATGGGCTCCGTCCGCGTCGCCATCGTCGGTGTGGGTAACTGCGCCTCGTCCCTCGTGCAGGGTGTGGAGTACTACCGGAACGCCGACCCGAACGACCGCGTCCCGGGTCTCATGCACGTCACCTTCGGCGACTACCACGTCTCCGACGTGAAGTTCGTCGCGGCGTTCGACGTGGACGCCAAGAAGGTGGGCATGGACCTCGCCGAGGCGATCGTCGCCAGCGAGAACAACACCATCAAGCTGTGCGACGTGCCGCCGACCGGCGTGACCGTGCAGCGCGGTCCGACCTTCGACGGGCTCGGCCAGTACTACCGCGAGATCATCGAGGAGTCGGACGTCGAGTCGGTCGACGTCGCCCAGGCGCTGCGTGACGCGCAGGTCGACGTGGTCGTCTCCTACCTGCCGGTGGGCTCCGAGCAGGCCGACAAGTTCTACGCCCAGGCCGCGATCGACGCCGGCTGCGCGTTCGTGAACGCCCTGCCGGTCTTCATCGCCTCCGACCCGGAATGGGCGAAGAAGTTCGAGGATGCGGGCCTGCCGATCGTCGGTGACGACATCAAGAGCCAGGTGGGCGCCACCATCGTGCACCGCGCCCTGGCGAAGCTCTTCGAGGACCGCGGGGTCGAGCTGCTGCGCACGTACCAGCTCAACTTCGGCGGCAACATGGACTTCATGAACATGCTGGAGCGCAACCGCCTGGTCTCGAAGAAGATCTCGAAGACCCAGTCGGTGACCTCCCAGATCCCGCACGAGATGGCCAAGAGCGACGTGCACATCGGCCCGTCGGACCACGTGCCGTGGCTCGACGACCGCAAGTGGGCGTACATCCGCCTGGAGGGCCGCTCCTTCGGTGACACCCCGCTCAACGCCGAGCTCAAGCTCGAGGTGTGGGACTCGCCGAACTCGGCCGGTGTCATCATCGACGCCGTCCGGGCCGCGAAGATCGCGCTGGACCGGAAGATCGGCGGCCCGATCCTCTCCGCCTCCTCATACTTCATGAAGTCCCCGCCGCAGCAGTACGCCGACCACGACGCGCACGCCGCCGTCGAGGCGTTCATCAAGGGCGAGGTCGAGCGCTGA
- a CDS encoding methylated-DNA--[protein]-cysteine S-methyltransferase: MRWTVLDTPIGEFSVATDGEAVRGAHFGRVESATDEPGDEIAARALAELRAYFAGELIEFTVPVVAARGSEFERAVWRQMTLIPYGETRTYGEVATAVGEPGGARAVGVACNRNPIPVIVPCHRIVGAGGKLVGFGGGLPRKVTLLELEARVAFQRAWS, from the coding sequence ATGCGTTGGACCGTGCTCGACACCCCGATCGGGGAGTTCTCCGTCGCCACCGACGGCGAGGCCGTCCGTGGGGCGCACTTCGGCCGGGTGGAGTCGGCGACCGACGAGCCGGGCGACGAGATCGCCGCTCGCGCGCTGGCCGAGCTGCGCGCGTACTTCGCCGGTGAGCTGATCGAGTTCACCGTGCCGGTGGTGGCGGCGCGGGGGTCGGAGTTCGAGCGCGCGGTGTGGCGGCAGATGACCCTCATCCCGTACGGGGAGACGCGAACCTATGGCGAGGTGGCGACGGCGGTGGGCGAGCCGGGCGGGGCCCGGGCGGTCGGGGTGGCCTGCAACCGGAACCCGATTCCGGTGATCGTGCCCTGTCACCGGATCGTCGGTGCCGGCGGCAAGCTGGTCGGCTTCGGTGGCGGGCTGCCACGCAAGGTGACCCTGCTGGAGCTGGAGGCCCGCGTGGCGTTCCAGCGCGCCTGGTCCTGA
- a CDS encoding flotillin family protein, with amino-acid sequence MPLLVAIGGAVLLAVLLILFVLSRIKVAGPNEAFIVTGRKGRTTQTADGGRSTDMSGQKVVLGASVFVLPVVQKLQSLDLSSRRIDVGIRGAVSKQGIRADLHGVAIVKVGGTEDAIRAAAQRFLHQQDEIDNFTREVLAGALRSIVGRLTVEEVIRDRAAFASAVAEEAEHSMTNQGLVLDTFQLQDILAEGSYLADLGRPEAARVLKDAAIAEARARQAAEQERLLAEEAIAEANRNLSLKQAAIQAEIDAAKAKSAAAGPLAQAERDQAILSEQQKVAERNAELKQRQLDTEVRKPADAARYKVEQEAEASRNAAVLQADAERQATIAAAQAAAEQARLIGEGERARRAALAEANAIEGAKEGEAEQRRRSSIAEAVEREGQAEAAAILAKGQAEADAMARKAEAFAAYGEAAVLDLLVKVLPQVVGAASAPIGAIDKMTVISTDGASSLTKSVADNVAQGLQLGSDLTGIDLAGLLAKLGGAHTGGNGRAAVDGTAVEH; translated from the coding sequence ATGCCCCTGCTCGTCGCCATCGGCGGCGCGGTCCTCCTCGCCGTCCTGCTCATCCTCTTCGTGCTCTCCAGAATCAAGGTGGCCGGCCCGAACGAGGCGTTCATCGTCACCGGCCGCAAGGGCCGGACCACGCAGACCGCCGACGGTGGGCGCTCCACCGACATGTCCGGGCAGAAGGTCGTGCTCGGCGCGTCGGTCTTCGTCCTGCCGGTGGTGCAGAAGCTCCAGTCGCTCGACCTGTCCAGCCGGCGGATCGACGTCGGCATCCGTGGCGCGGTGAGCAAGCAGGGCATCCGCGCCGACCTGCACGGCGTCGCGATCGTCAAGGTCGGTGGCACCGAGGACGCGATCCGCGCCGCCGCCCAGCGCTTCCTGCACCAGCAGGACGAGATCGACAACTTCACCCGGGAGGTGCTGGCCGGCGCGCTGCGTTCGATCGTCGGCCGGCTCACCGTCGAGGAGGTCATCCGGGACCGGGCCGCGTTCGCCAGCGCGGTGGCCGAGGAGGCCGAGCACTCGATGACCAACCAGGGCCTGGTGCTGGACACCTTCCAGCTCCAGGACATCCTGGCCGAGGGGTCGTACCTGGCCGATCTGGGTCGGCCGGAGGCGGCCCGGGTGCTCAAGGACGCCGCGATCGCCGAGGCCCGCGCCCGGCAGGCGGCCGAGCAGGAGCGGCTGCTCGCCGAGGAGGCGATCGCCGAGGCGAACCGGAACCTGTCCCTCAAGCAGGCGGCCATCCAGGCGGAGATCGACGCGGCGAAGGCGAAGTCGGCGGCCGCCGGCCCGCTCGCGCAGGCCGAACGGGACCAGGCGATCCTCTCCGAGCAGCAGAAGGTGGCCGAGCGCAACGCCGAGCTGAAGCAGCGCCAGCTCGACACCGAGGTGCGCAAGCCGGCCGACGCGGCCCGGTACAAGGTCGAGCAGGAGGCCGAGGCGTCCCGCAACGCGGCGGTGCTGCAGGCCGACGCCGAGCGGCAGGCCACCATCGCCGCCGCTCAGGCCGCCGCCGAGCAGGCCCGGCTGATCGGTGAGGGCGAGCGGGCCCGGCGGGCCGCGCTGGCCGAGGCGAACGCGATCGAGGGCGCCAAGGAGGGTGAGGCCGAGCAGCGCCGGCGTTCCTCGATCGCCGAGGCGGTCGAGCGCGAGGGCCAGGCCGAGGCCGCGGCCATCCTGGCCAAGGGGCAGGCCGAGGCCGACGCGATGGCCCGCAAGGCCGAGGCGTTCGCCGCGTACGGCGAGGCCGCGGTGCTGGACCTGCTGGTCAAGGTGCTCCCGCAGGTGGTCGGGGCGGCCAGCGCGCCGATCGGCGCGATCGACAAGATGACCGTCATCTCCACCGACGGCGCGTCGTCGCTGACCAAGTCGGTGGCCGACAACGTGGCGCAGGGCCTGCAGCTCGGCAGCGACCTCACCGGCATCGACCTGGCCGGACTGCTCGCCAAGCTCGGCGGCGCGCACACCGGTGGCAACGGCCGGGCCGCCGTGGACGGCACCGCGGTGGAGCACTGA
- a CDS encoding S8 family serine peptidase has translation MTRPGALRRSALAGVALASVTSIVCAATSGTAMADPSNPHRTQVRGADTTDVVPDRYIVVLKDRKANPGKVRASASALAEAHGGSVRRVFTEALNGYSASMNRRQADRLAADPDVAYVEPVRRYKATGTQSNPPWNLDRIDQTTAKLNGSYNYPNTGAGVTAYIVDSGIDISHPDFGGRASNGYDFVDNDEVAQDCDGHGTHVAGTVGGTKYGVAKDVNLVAVRVLDCEGSGTTEQVLAGIDWVTANAVKPAVANMSLGVPKIDKPVNDAVARSIASGVTYAVASGNSDKDACGFSPAAVPAALTVGATDQLDFRAWFSNYGRCVDTLAPGVNVVSTAPGGGTALMSGTSMASPHVAGAAALLLQANPTWTPQQVHDSIVTTGIAGAVHDPMGSTDRLLHVGPVQVARSSYGLKAKINNKYATAESAGTKPLITRGTALGPWEKYDVVDAGAGLVALKAKINNKYVTAESAGTKPLIARGTAIGAWEKFQLINNTDGTVSLKANINGKYVTAESAGTKPLIARGTSIGAWEKFDFDAPAPVVSIKSQANGKYVTAESAGTKPLIARSATVGAWEKYEVVNVKDGIFGLRATINGKYVTAESAGTKPLIARGTSIGSWEALAFLDYNPDGSVYLWANANGKAVTAGSAGTSQLIASKTINWNSATLGLGVGEKFVFTVL, from the coding sequence GTGACACGTCCTGGCGCACTGCGCCGCTCCGCGCTGGCGGGAGTTGCTCTCGCCTCCGTGACCTCCATCGTCTGCGCCGCCACCAGCGGCACCGCGATGGCCGACCCATCCAATCCACACCGGACGCAGGTCCGGGGTGCCGACACCACCGACGTCGTGCCCGACCGGTACATCGTCGTGCTGAAGGACCGCAAGGCCAACCCCGGCAAGGTACGGGCCAGCGCCTCGGCGCTCGCCGAGGCGCACGGCGGATCCGTCCGCCGGGTGTTCACCGAGGCCCTCAACGGCTACTCCGCCAGCATGAACCGCCGGCAGGCGGACCGGCTGGCGGCCGACCCCGACGTGGCCTACGTCGAGCCGGTCCGGCGCTACAAGGCCACCGGTACCCAGAGCAACCCGCCGTGGAACCTGGACCGGATCGACCAGACCACGGCCAAGCTCAACGGCTCCTACAACTACCCGAACACCGGTGCCGGCGTCACCGCGTACATCGTGGACAGCGGCATCGACATCAGCCACCCGGACTTCGGCGGGCGGGCCAGCAACGGCTACGACTTCGTCGACAACGACGAGGTGGCCCAGGACTGCGACGGCCACGGCACCCACGTCGCGGGCACCGTCGGCGGCACGAAGTACGGCGTGGCCAAGGACGTCAATCTCGTCGCGGTGCGGGTGCTGGACTGTGAAGGCAGCGGCACCACGGAGCAGGTCCTCGCCGGCATCGACTGGGTGACCGCGAACGCGGTCAAGCCCGCCGTGGCGAACATGAGCCTCGGCGTTCCCAAGATCGACAAGCCGGTCAACGACGCGGTCGCCCGCTCGATCGCCTCCGGCGTCACGTACGCCGTCGCCTCCGGCAACAGCGACAAGGACGCGTGCGGCTTCTCGCCGGCCGCCGTGCCGGCGGCCCTCACCGTCGGTGCGACGGACCAGCTGGACTTCCGGGCCTGGTTCTCCAACTACGGCCGCTGCGTGGACACCCTCGCCCCCGGCGTCAACGTCGTCTCCACGGCTCCGGGCGGCGGGACCGCGCTGATGAGCGGCACCTCGATGGCCTCCCCGCACGTGGCCGGCGCCGCAGCGCTGCTGCTCCAGGCGAACCCGACCTGGACCCCGCAGCAGGTGCACGACAGCATCGTGACCACCGGCATCGCCGGCGCGGTGCACGACCCGATGGGGTCGACGGACCGGCTCCTGCACGTCGGCCCGGTCCAGGTCGCCCGCAGCTCGTACGGGCTGAAGGCGAAGATCAACAACAAGTACGCGACCGCGGAGAGCGCCGGCACCAAGCCGCTGATCACCCGGGGCACCGCCCTCGGGCCGTGGGAGAAGTACGACGTCGTCGACGCGGGCGCCGGCCTCGTCGCCCTGAAGGCGAAGATCAACAACAAGTACGTGACGGCGGAGAGCGCCGGCACCAAGCCGCTGATCGCCCGCGGTACCGCGATCGGCGCCTGGGAGAAGTTCCAGCTCATCAACAACACCGACGGCACGGTGAGCCTGAAGGCGAACATCAACGGCAAGTACGTGACGGCGGAGAGCGCCGGCACCAAGCCGCTGATCGCCCGGGGTACCTCGATCGGTGCCTGGGAGAAGTTCGACTTCGACGCGCCGGCCCCGGTCGTCAGCATCAAGTCGCAGGCCAACGGCAAGTACGTGACGGCGGAGAGCGCCGGCACCAAGCCGCTGATCGCCCGGTCCGCGACCGTCGGCGCCTGGGAGAAGTACGAGGTCGTCAACGTCAAGGACGGCATCTTCGGCCTGCGGGCAACCATCAACGGCAAGTACGTCACCGCGGAGAGCGCCGGCACCAAGCCGCTGATCGCCCGGGGTACCTCGATCGGCTCCTGGGAGGCGCTGGCCTTCCTGGACTACAACCCCGACGGCTCGGTCTACCTGTGGGCAAACGCCAACGGGAAGGCCGTCACCGCCGGTAGCGCCGGCACCAGCCAGCTGATCGCCAGCAAGACCATCAACTGGAACAGCGCGACCCTGGGTCTCGGCGTCGGCGAGAAGTTCGTCTTCACCGTTCTCTAG
- a CDS encoding CCA tRNA nucleotidyltransferase: MSEASASHAADRRELTAAQRNAVAELLRVSPVADELGRRFARAGHELHLVGGSVRDALLGRLGEDLDFCTDAHPDQTLQILRGWAESIWETGREFGTIGCQREGLRLEITTFRAEAYDQVSRNPIVEYGTSLVDDLKRRDFTINAMAVSVPEHRFTDPYGGLADLAAKIIRTPGTPRESFGDDPLRMLRAARFAAQLRFTVHPDVREAMARMAADLDRITAERIRDEFTKLLCGADPITGLRLLVDTGLAERFLPELTGLKLEIDEHAQHKDVYEHTLTVVSNAMSMEEDGCDFVLRMAALMHDVGKPATKSVGPDGRVSFHHHEVVGARLTKARMKALRYPKDVTAQVVKLVGLHLRFYGYGRGEWTDSAVRRYVTDAGDLLPRLHKLTRSDCTTRNRRKAALLATDYDALEERIARIAAEEDLARVRPDLDGNAIMELLGVPPGPVVGKAWQYLKELRLERGPLSREEAEAELLRWAQEQGVRD, translated from the coding sequence ATGTCCGAAGCCTCCGCCTCCCACGCCGCCGACCGTCGCGAGCTGACCGCAGCGCAGCGCAACGCCGTCGCCGAGCTGCTCCGCGTCTCGCCGGTCGCCGACGAGCTGGGCCGGCGCTTCGCCCGGGCCGGTCACGAACTGCACCTGGTCGGCGGCTCGGTACGCGACGCGCTGCTCGGCCGCCTCGGCGAGGACCTCGACTTCTGCACCGACGCCCATCCGGACCAGACCCTCCAGATCCTCCGGGGCTGGGCGGAGTCGATCTGGGAGACCGGTCGGGAGTTCGGCACCATCGGCTGCCAGCGCGAAGGGCTCCGACTGGAGATCACCACCTTCCGTGCCGAGGCGTACGACCAGGTCAGCCGGAACCCGATCGTCGAGTACGGGACCAGCCTGGTCGACGACCTCAAGCGCCGGGACTTCACCATCAACGCGATGGCGGTCAGCGTCCCCGAGCACCGGTTCACGGACCCGTACGGTGGCTTGGCCGACCTGGCCGCCAAGATCATCCGTACCCCGGGCACGCCCCGGGAGTCGTTCGGCGACGACCCGCTGCGGATGCTGCGCGCGGCCCGGTTCGCCGCCCAACTGCGGTTCACGGTGCACCCCGACGTCCGCGAGGCGATGGCCCGGATGGCCGCCGACCTCGACCGGATCACCGCCGAGCGGATCCGGGACGAGTTCACCAAGCTGCTCTGCGGCGCGGACCCGATCACCGGGCTGCGGCTGCTGGTCGACACCGGGCTGGCCGAGCGCTTCCTCCCCGAGCTGACCGGGCTCAAGCTGGAGATCGACGAGCACGCCCAGCACAAGGACGTCTACGAGCACACCCTGACCGTGGTCAGCAACGCGATGTCCATGGAAGAGGACGGCTGCGACTTCGTGCTCCGGATGGCCGCGTTGATGCACGACGTCGGCAAGCCGGCGACCAAGTCGGTCGGCCCGGACGGCCGGGTCAGCTTCCACCACCACGAGGTGGTCGGCGCCCGCCTGACCAAGGCCCGGATGAAGGCCCTGCGCTATCCCAAGGACGTCACCGCGCAGGTGGTCAAGCTGGTCGGCCTGCACCTGCGCTTCTACGGGTACGGCCGGGGCGAGTGGACCGACTCGGCGGTGCGCCGGTACGTCACCGACGCCGGTGACCTGCTGCCCCGCCTGCACAAGCTCACCCGCTCCGACTGCACCACCCGCAACCGGCGCAAGGCGGCCCTGCTCGCGACCGACTACGACGCGCTCGAGGAGCGGATCGCCCGGATCGCCGCCGAGGAGGACCTGGCCCGGGTCCGCCCCGACCTGGACGGCAACGCGATCATGGAGCTGCTCGGCGTACCACCGGGTCCGGTGGTGGGGAAGGCCTGGCAGTACCTCAAGGAACTGCGGCTGGAACGCGGCCCGCTGAGCCGCGAGGAGGCCGAGGCGGAGCTGCTGCGCTGGGCCCAGGAGCAGGGCGTCCGCGACTGA
- the murJ gene encoding murein biosynthesis integral membrane protein MurJ codes for MSGGLYRSANAHGGGLPPDDGATFISAEPLNQPAVEATAPPQEVVAESSAAANSAVMAIGSLVSRGTGFVRNLMIGAALGNAVGNVYTTAQFLPNQVYEFLLGGVLTSVLIPVLVRRRKIDLDRGEAYAQRLLTLAVLTLAAAALLAVVSAPVLTAIYAGGKDATYKGLVNDLSYLMLPMLFFTGVSALIAAVLNTRGHFAAPMWAPILNNLVVIGVFGLYIGVYGAKPLQPGEMTPGRILLVGGGTLLGVAVQAAGLLPALRRVGFRWKWRFDFRELGLRELARLGAWMFCYVGVNQLGLFVVVNLLTRAAGKENAGLLIYNNVFLLLMMAHGIIAVSIITALMPRMSAAAGEGRFRDVTADLSRGTRMVTAVLAPVAVCYAVLAGPISVVIFRYGAFSGENAVATSTVLLVAAIGLVPFAISQLFTFAFYALPDTKTPALVNIPVVALRVLLQIGLFLAFSATFAAAGMMLGNAISYVAAAVISAMLLRPRVGRIGLGTIMRTMGRVLVAALGAALVGLVVVRLLPGDPAHLSWLAAAVRLVVGGAVIGAAYLGLAMVLRIGEITEVVGMVRRRLGR; via the coding sequence ATGAGCGGCGGGCTCTACCGCAGCGCGAACGCGCACGGCGGCGGCCTGCCGCCGGACGACGGGGCCACCTTCATCTCCGCCGAGCCGCTGAACCAGCCGGCCGTCGAGGCCACCGCGCCGCCGCAGGAGGTGGTCGCGGAGAGCAGCGCCGCGGCGAACAGCGCGGTGATGGCGATCGGCAGCCTGGTGAGCCGGGGTACGGGCTTCGTCCGCAACCTGATGATCGGCGCCGCCCTCGGCAACGCGGTCGGCAACGTCTACACCACGGCCCAGTTCCTGCCCAACCAGGTGTACGAGTTCCTGCTCGGCGGCGTGCTCACCAGCGTGCTGATCCCGGTGCTGGTCCGGCGCCGCAAGATCGACCTGGACCGGGGCGAGGCGTACGCCCAGCGGCTGCTCACCCTCGCGGTGCTCACGCTGGCCGCCGCCGCGCTGCTGGCGGTCGTCTCGGCGCCGGTGCTCACCGCGATCTACGCCGGCGGCAAGGACGCCACGTACAAGGGGCTGGTCAACGACCTGTCCTACCTGATGCTCCCGATGCTCTTCTTCACCGGGGTGAGCGCGCTGATCGCCGCCGTGCTGAACACCCGGGGGCACTTCGCCGCGCCCATGTGGGCGCCGATCCTGAACAACCTCGTGGTGATCGGCGTCTTCGGCCTGTACATCGGCGTCTACGGCGCCAAGCCGCTCCAGCCGGGGGAGATGACCCCCGGTCGGATCCTGCTGGTCGGCGGCGGCACCCTGCTCGGTGTGGCGGTGCAGGCCGCCGGCCTGCTGCCGGCGCTGCGCCGGGTCGGCTTCCGATGGAAGTGGCGGTTCGACTTCCGCGAACTGGGCCTGCGCGAGCTGGCCCGGCTCGGGGCCTGGATGTTCTGCTACGTCGGGGTCAACCAGCTCGGCCTCTTCGTGGTGGTCAACCTGCTCACCCGGGCGGCCGGCAAGGAGAACGCCGGGCTGCTGATCTACAACAACGTCTTCCTGCTGCTGATGATGGCGCACGGCATCATCGCCGTCTCGATCATCACCGCGCTGATGCCCCGGATGAGCGCCGCCGCCGGCGAGGGCCGGTTCCGCGACGTCACCGCCGACCTGTCCCGCGGGACCCGGATGGTCACCGCCGTCCTCGCCCCGGTCGCGGTCTGCTACGCGGTGCTGGCCGGCCCGATCTCGGTCGTGATCTTCCGGTACGGCGCGTTCAGCGGCGAGAACGCGGTGGCCACCTCGACCGTGCTGCTGGTGGCGGCGATCGGCCTGGTGCCCTTCGCGATCAGCCAGCTCTTCACCTTCGCCTTCTACGCGCTGCCGGACACCAAGACCCCGGCCCTGGTCAACATCCCGGTGGTGGCGCTGCGGGTGCTCCTGCAGATCGGCCTCTTCCTCGCCTTCTCGGCCACCTTCGCCGCGGCCGGCATGATGCTCGGCAACGCGATCTCGTACGTGGCGGCGGCGGTGATCTCGGCGATGCTGCTGCGCCCACGGGTGGGCCGGATCGGGCTGGGCACCATCATGCGGACCATGGGCCGGGTGCTCGTCGCCGCGCTGGGCGCGGCCCTGGTCGGCCTGGTGGTGGTCAGGCTGCTCCCCGGCGATCCGGCGCATCTGAGCTGGCTGGCCGCCGCCGTCCGGCTGGTGGTCGGCGGCGCCGTGATCGGCGCGGCGTACCTCGGGCTGGCCATGGTGCTGCGAATCGGCGAGATCACCGAGGTGGTCGGCATGGTGCGCCGCCGGCTCGGCCGCTGA